The genomic DNA ACAACCCGGTGAATGCCACGCAATGGAGCAATGCCCTGCGCGCGCAGAAGCTCTTGGGCTATGAGCTGTTCGTCTCCTCGGTGCGTCTGCCCAATCCCACGACGTCCGCCCCGCTGGCCGTGGACCTCAACCTCGAGAACCGGGGCGTGGCGCCCTTCTATTATGACTGGAAGGCGGAGTTCGCCGTCCTCAATGCCTCCAACACGTGGGTGAAGTCACTGGGGACGACCCAGCTGGGTCTGCCGGGCATCCTGCCTGGGAGCGCGGCCCTGACCAAGAGCTTCACCACCGCCCATGGGCTGAGCGCCGGGACGGGCTACAAGCTCATCCTGCGGATTGTCCATCCGCTCGCGAATGGAAAGCCCGTCAGCTTCGCCAACGCGAAGCAGGGGCAGGACCGGGCGGGCTGGTTGACGCTCGGCACCTTCGATGTGACGACGCGCTGAGGGCGAGGAACAACGGCAATCACATGACGGCCTGGGTCGAAACGGGGACGGACACGCCCCTGCGAGCCCAGGCCGACAGCCCTCTCCCTCCACGGGCCTTCTCTTCGCCCTATGCGTCCGAGGCCTTACATCTGCTTCAACGCGTCCGGCGATTCGGGGAGGACCTGACCGCCATCCACGATGAGCGTCTGGCCGGTGATGTAGCCGGCCTCGCGGCTGGCGAAGAACAGGGCGGCATGGCCGATATCCTCGACCTGGCCCAGAGTGCCGAGCGGCACCGCCTCCGCCATGCCCTTCATGTAGTCCGGGCCCAGCGCCTCGAGGCCCTCGGTCATGATGTTGCCGGGCAGTACGGCGTTGACCGTGATGCGGTATTTCGCGAGCTCCATGGAGGCGGTGCGCATGAAGCCCAGTTGCCCGGCCTTGGTGGCACCGTAATGGGTCCAGCCGGGAAAGCCGGTCACCGGACCCGTGATCGAAGAGGTGATGACGATGCGTCCCTGGCCGGATTTCTTCAGGTAGGGGATGCAGGCCTTCACCGAGAGGAAGGTGCCCTTGAGGTTGGTCGCCATCACCTCGTCCCAGGTTTCCGGCGACATGTCCTCCATCTTCACCTGCGGAAAGATGCCGGCATTGGCGCACAGCACGTCGATTCCGCCATGACGCTCGGCCGCCGCCTGGGCCATCTTCTCCATGTCCTCGAGCCGGGTCACGTCAGCGGGAAAGCCGCTGGCGGTGCCACCGGCCGCGACGAACTCCCGCGCCGTCGTCTCAGCCGCCTGGAGATCTCGCGCGACCACCAGCACCTTGGCTCCGTGCCGCGCGAAGACCCCGGCGATCCCCTTGCCAATGCCCTTGCTGGCGCCGGTGACGATGACCGATTTTCCCTTGAGCGATTCCGCCAACATGATGCGCTCCCTCCGGCTCCTGGACTTCGGGTTCTTGTGTTCCGGGTGAGTATAGAACGCGTGGTGCGGTGCACTGGCATGGCGCGCTTCTCTTGGGCGCCCGTCGGCGGCGTTCCTCTGCTCGTCACCGCTTGATGCGCAGCACGCCCCCCGCGTCATCCGCGATGTAGGCCCGCCCGGCGTCATCCAACGCCAGGCCCTCCGCGCGGACGCCCGGAACGGCGAAGTGGTGCACCCGCTTCCCCTCGCGCGTCACCTCGTGCACGGCGCCCTTCTCCAGCCCGGCCCCGGACTCGGTGATGAGGAAGTGGCCCGTGGCCGCGTCGTAGTGGACGTCCGAGGCCTGCTGCCGCACGGCGGACGACAGGTCCACCGCCTCCAGCGCCTTGGCCTTGCCCTCCTTCTTGTCGAGCGGCACCCGGAGCTTCACCAGCCACGGCGGTGACTGGTTGACGACGTAGAAGGCGTCCTGCTCGGGCACGTAGCACAGCCCCTCGGCGCTCTTGTTGCGCGACTCGCCCACCACGCGCGCCCCCTTGAGCGTCGTGTCCACCTCGTACTCGGCCTTGAGCTTGAGCGTCTGGGGGTCCAGCTCGTGGATGCGCGGCTTCTTCCGCTCCTCGATGGCGAAGAGCCGGCCGTCCGGCCCCACGGTGATGCCCTCGAAGCCCAGGCCGTCGTGGCGCGCGCGCTGGCGCACCTCGCCCTCGCGGGTGAGCTCGGCCACGTCCCCCTTGTCCCCCACCACGAAGAGCGTGCCCCGCCCCGGGTGGAAGACGATGCCGCTGGGCTCCTTGACCACCTTGGACAGGGCGGGCAGCAGCTGGGACACCCGCTGCTCCGGACCGAAGGGCAGGTCCACCCGCTCGGGGCGGGCATCACGGACCTCGAGGGGGGCGGGCGGCACGGTGCTGGGGACGGACATACCGCGAAGTGTCCCCCTCGCCTCCCGTGAGCGTCAATCCACCGCGCGCCGCCCCGCCCGCCTGGTCCCCCCGGGTGACGGCATTCGAATGGGTCAGCGACGAGACGGGCCACGCCTATGACGACGCGATGCGCTTCCTCAAGGGCGGTGACGCGGTGCTCATCGATCTGCGCGGCAATGGCGGCGGCTCTTCCGAGGCGGTGCAGTACCTGGCCAGCCACTTCCTGAAGGCGGGAACGCTGGAGATCACCTTCCAGCACGCCGGACGCGAGCCCGTCCAGACGCGCGTGCTCGACCACCTCCCGGCCGGCCGGATGATCGGCAAGCCGCTCTATGTGCTGATCGACCAAGGCGCCGCCTCGGCGGCGGAATCCTTCGCCTACGACGTGCAGCAATTCAAGCTGGGCAAGCTGGTCGGAGCGTCCACGGCCGGTGCCGCCAACACCAATGAATTCGTGCCAATCGCCCCGGGCTTCATGCTCAGCGTCTCGACCGGACGTCCGGTCCATCCGATCAGCAAGGCCAACTGGGAGGGGACTGGCGTTGCCCCGGACGTCGCGACGCCGCCGTCGCAGGCGCTCGACCAGGCCCACGCCCTGGCCCTGAGAGCCCTGGCCGCGGCGCATCCCGCGCCCCAAATCCAGGCGGACTACGACTGGGCGCTGCCGGAGGTCGAGGCCCGACTGCGTCCGGCCACGGTCTCGGCGGCGACCGTCACGGCCGCGCCCGGGGCGTATGGCAAGTACGTCGTCACCGCGGAGAAGGACGGTCTGTGGCTCGCGCGCCCGGGGCATCCTCTCTGGCCCGAGCCACGTCGCATCAAGCCGCTGACGAATGACGGCCTGTTCGCGGTGGAGGGCGTCGACAGCCTACGCGTCGGCGTGAAGCCGAACGCCCTGGAACTGTGGTGGAAGGGCGAGCCCACCCCTCGGCTCCTGAACCGAAACTGAGCGAGGCGCCTGACCGGAAGGGCCAGTAGGACGGCGGTCCCGGGGCCACAACGGTGCGTCGGCGGCGCATGACCTCACTGTCCACGTAACCGGCG from Melittangium boletus DSM 14713 includes the following:
- a CDS encoding SdiA-regulated domain-containing protein — its product is MSVPSTVPPAPLEVRDARPERVDLPFGPEQRVSQLLPALSKVVKEPSGIVFHPGRGTLFVVGDKGDVAELTREGEVRQRARHDGLGFEGITVGPDGRLFAIEERKKPRIHELDPQTLKLKAEYEVDTTLKGARVVGESRNKSAEGLCYVPEQDAFYVVNQSPPWLVKLRVPLDKKEGKAKALEAVDLSSAVRQQASDVHYDAATGHFLITESGAGLEKGAVHEVTREGKRVHHFAVPGVRAEGLALDDAGRAYIADDAGGVLRIKR
- the fabG gene encoding 3-oxoacyl-ACP reductase FabG; the encoded protein is MLAESLKGKSVIVTGASKGIGKGIAGVFARHGAKVLVVARDLQAAETTAREFVAAGGTASGFPADVTRLEDMEKMAQAAAERHGGIDVLCANAGIFPQVKMEDMSPETWDEVMATNLKGTFLSVKACIPYLKKSGQGRIVITSSITGPVTGFPGWTHYGATKAGQLGFMRTASMELAKYRITVNAVLPGNIMTEGLEALGPDYMKGMAEAVPLGTLGQVEDIGHAALFFASREAGYITGQTLIVDGGQVLPESPDALKQM
- a CDS encoding S41 family peptidase produces the protein MTAFEWVSDETGHAYDDAMRFLKGGDAVLIDLRGNGGGSSEAVQYLASHFLKAGTLEITFQHAGREPVQTRVLDHLPAGRMIGKPLYVLIDQGAASAAESFAYDVQQFKLGKLVGASTAGAANTNEFVPIAPGFMLSVSTGRPVHPISKANWEGTGVAPDVATPPSQALDQAHALALRALAAAHPAPQIQADYDWALPEVEARLRPATVSAATVTAAPGAYGKYVVTAEKDGLWLARPGHPLWPEPRRIKPLTNDGLFAVEGVDSLRVGVKPNALELWWKGEPTPRLLNRN